A genomic stretch from Hydrogenimonas urashimensis includes:
- a CDS encoding nitroreductase family protein translates to MNNCLGREYHESTKHSWLSVRQHPNRLDWENRPSPMKSYPRRYPRIRLEKECPAHIFIYHIGGITAKKSYPGVEYYLRTVPSAGALYPNELYFQARGVEGFKDGIYHFEVGSSSAVLLRSIGKDEGLEPFLRLRHPMRGLLFFISSPWYRSAWKYKDRAFRYTLLDAGHLLGAIEAGSYLYKHAYRITYAADLEGLNRFFGFREREFFLSSAIAAVPDTQGEAVVPDSGIEQVDPVGAFEASPLIERAYRETMTLHGCRKEPGFPRFAFHKEAWREVIVKRRSARAFSAGKGVTRAQFQMLAEILEQPIPSDCDEPVEIYAVLNRSTDMPIGIYSGKKLIREGDFAKKAAYLCLEQSFVADSAITFFLLSGGCNYRALCQKAGLLGHRVYLASGYLGLGCSGIGAYYDDEVADWLGRKDAMVLYALAVGPEER, encoded by the coding sequence ATGAACAACTGTTTGGGCCGTGAATATCACGAATCGACGAAGCACTCCTGGCTCTCTGTGCGCCAGCATCCCAATCGCCTTGATTGGGAAAACCGACCCTCGCCGATGAAGTCCTATCCTCGCCGATACCCTCGTATCCGCCTCGAAAAAGAGTGCCCTGCCCACATCTTCATCTACCACATCGGTGGCATCACGGCCAAGAAGAGCTACCCCGGTGTCGAGTACTACCTTCGCACCGTTCCCAGCGCCGGCGCGCTCTACCCGAACGAACTCTATTTTCAGGCCCGCGGGGTCGAAGGTTTCAAGGATGGCATCTACCATTTCGAGGTCGGTTCCTCCTCGGCGGTGCTCTTGCGGTCCATCGGGAAAGACGAGGGACTGGAGCCGTTTTTGCGGCTGCGGCATCCGATGCGCGGCCTGCTCTTTTTCATCAGCTCTCCCTGGTACCGCTCGGCCTGGAAATACAAAGACCGGGCCTTTCGCTACACTCTGCTCGATGCCGGCCACCTGCTGGGGGCCATCGAGGCGGGAAGCTATCTCTACAAGCATGCCTACCGTATCACCTATGCGGCCGACCTGGAAGGATTGAACCGCTTTTTCGGCTTCAGGGAGAGGGAATTTTTCCTCTCCTCGGCCATCGCGGCAGTCCCGGATACGCAGGGTGAGGCTGTTGTGCCCGACAGCGGTATCGAACAGGTCGACCCGGTGGGCGCGTTTGAAGCCTCTCCCCTCATCGAACGGGCCTACAGGGAGACGATGACGCTGCACGGCTGCAGAAAAGAGCCGGGATTTCCCAGATTCGCCTTTCACAAAGAGGCGTGGCGGGAGGTGATCGTAAAGAGGCGGTCGGCGCGTGCCTTTTCTGCGGGAAAAGGTGTGACAAGGGCGCAGTTTCAGATGCTTGCGGAGATTTTGGAACAGCCGATTCCCTCGGATTGCGACGAACCTGTCGAAATATATGCGGTTCTCAATAGAAGCACCGATATGCCGATAGGTATCTACAGTGGCAAAAAGCTGATACGTGAAGGTGATTTTGCAAAAAAAGCGGCCTATCTCTGCCTTGAGCAGAGTTTTGTCGCCGACAGCGCCATCACGTTTTTTCTTCTTTCGGGCGGGTGCAACTATCGCGCGCTCTGCCAGAAAGCCGGGCTGCTGGGTCATAGGGTCTATCTGGCTTCCGGCTATCTTGGGCTCGGGTGCAGCGGTATCGGCGCCTATTACGACGACGAGGTGGCAGATTGGCTCGGCAGAAAGGATGCGATGGTCCTCTATGCGCTGGCGGTCGGTCCCGAAGAGCGATGA